In Paenibacillus sp. FSL M7-0420, a single genomic region encodes these proteins:
- the ltrA gene encoding group II intron reverse transcriptase/maturase → MNASRLTTPKEKVQELQEKLGHAAKENNKRKFHALYDKVYRWDVLSEAWKRVKANKGAAGVDAVTLADIEKQGEVQFLKDCERALKDGNYHPQPVRRHYIPKKDGKPRPLGIPSVRDRVVQMATKLVIEPIFEADFEEVSFGFRPKRSAKGALDRIRKACNRKGNWVVDVDIQGYFDNINQEKLMKLVQMRINDRRILKLIRKWLQAGVMEEGNVRRSDLGTPQGGVISPLLANIYLNYFDRLWEKHGKGVGELTRYADDLVVVCKTKKDAEHAYELIRRIMERLELTLHPTKTRIVGLWTGDEGFDFLGMHHRKKKAETSQGKVYYTTQQWLTKKAEERIRGVVKERLAPPSMRSKSFAEHVEWLNPKIQGWRNYYYTKYSQKRLAKLDWYILQRFTRWYAKKRQRGRWMRSRSEVRYLTIQYGLKTLL, encoded by the coding sequence GTGAATGCCAGTAGGCTAACGACACCCAAGGAAAAAGTTCAAGAACTCCAAGAAAAGCTAGGTCATGCGGCCAAGGAGAACAACAAGCGTAAATTCCATGCGCTGTACGACAAAGTCTACCGCTGGGATGTGCTGAGCGAAGCCTGGAAACGGGTGAAAGCGAACAAGGGGGCTGCCGGAGTAGATGCGGTGACGCTCGCGGATATTGAGAAACAAGGAGAAGTGCAATTTCTCAAAGACTGCGAGCGAGCATTAAAGGATGGTAACTACCACCCACAGCCCGTACGGCGGCACTATATCCCAAAGAAAGACGGGAAACCAAGACCGCTGGGCATACCCAGCGTGCGCGACCGAGTGGTGCAGATGGCAACCAAACTCGTCATTGAACCGATCTTCGAAGCAGATTTCGAAGAAGTATCCTTCGGATTTCGCCCGAAGCGAAGTGCGAAAGGAGCACTGGATCGAATCCGGAAAGCCTGCAACCGCAAAGGAAATTGGGTAGTCGACGTCGACATCCAAGGTTACTTCGACAATATTAACCAGGAGAAACTGATGAAATTGGTACAAATGCGTATCAATGACAGACGAATCCTGAAGTTAATACGGAAGTGGCTTCAGGCGGGAGTCATGGAAGAAGGAAACGTAAGACGTTCCGATTTAGGCACACCACAAGGTGGAGTGATCTCACCACTTTTGGCGAACATCTATCTGAACTATTTTGACCGACTGTGGGAAAAACACGGGAAAGGAGTAGGTGAACTCACGAGGTATGCAGACGATCTTGTGGTGGTCTGTAAAACTAAAAAGGACGCCGAACACGCGTATGAACTCATACGCAGAATCATGGAACGTCTGGAGCTGACGCTACACCCAACCAAAACCCGTATTGTCGGCTTATGGACAGGAGACGAAGGATTCGACTTCTTAGGAATGCACCACCGGAAAAAGAAGGCAGAAACATCCCAAGGCAAGGTGTATTACACCACGCAGCAGTGGCTAACGAAGAAGGCGGAGGAACGAATTCGAGGCGTGGTTAAAGAAAGATTAGCACCGCCCAGCATGCGTTCGAAATCGTTTGCGGAACACGTGGAATGGCTCAATCCCAAGATTCAAGGATGGAGAAACTACTATTACACAAAGTACAGCCAAAAGAGGTTAGCAAAACTGGATTGGTATATTCTGCAACGATTTACCCGGTGGTATGCGAAGAAGAGACAACGAGGAAGATGGATGAGATCCCGGTCAGAAGTTAGATATTTGACCATCCAATATGGACTAAAAACGCTATTGTAA
- the alr gene encoding alanine racemase, which yields MKASYRPTAAEINLDDLRANYEAFRGVLPQETKFMGCVKANAYGHGAVEVTRELERLGADYVSVAFLDEALELRQAGILLPILVLGYTSPEGIAVAWENNITVTLFTPEVLEAVSTLPVEKEHRLKVHIKIDSGMGRLGLLPEDAPAFIAKVHSVAQAELEGMFTHFARADERNKSYTLMQHRRFMSVAEALRDMDITIPIIHTGNSATAIDTPLLSINMVRVGISLYGFYPSAEVNRELVALHPVMTLKTQAVYVKTLPPDSGISYGTRYFTADDEIIATLPVGYADGYSRMLTGKAEVLIRGRRVPVVGTICMDQCMVSLKSFALEAEQIKAGEEVVLIGRQGTESITADELALHLGTIHYEVICMLAHRVPRVYVREGTLLSLVNPLLQA from the coding sequence GTGAAGGCAAGCTATCGGCCGACAGCAGCCGAGATTAACCTGGATGATTTGCGTGCCAACTACGAAGCTTTTCGCGGCGTATTGCCGCAGGAGACCAAGTTCATGGGATGCGTCAAAGCAAATGCGTATGGACATGGAGCAGTGGAAGTGACGCGGGAGCTGGAGCGGCTTGGAGCGGACTACGTCAGTGTTGCTTTTCTGGATGAGGCATTGGAGCTGCGTCAGGCGGGAATACTACTTCCTATCCTGGTGCTGGGCTATACTTCACCGGAGGGCATTGCCGTAGCCTGGGAGAACAATATTACCGTTACACTGTTCACACCGGAGGTACTGGAAGCGGTTAGCACCCTTCCTGTAGAGAAGGAGCACCGGCTGAAGGTACACATCAAGATTGACAGCGGAATGGGCAGACTGGGATTATTGCCGGAGGATGCGCCTGCATTCATCGCTAAGGTGCATTCGGTGGCACAGGCGGAGCTTGAAGGTATGTTCACCCATTTTGCCAGAGCAGACGAACGCAACAAAAGCTATACACTAATGCAGCACCGACGTTTCATGAGCGTGGCGGAAGCGCTTCGGGACATGGACATTACCATCCCGATCATACATACGGGCAATAGCGCTACGGCCATTGATACACCTCTACTATCCATTAACATGGTGCGTGTAGGCATAAGCTTGTACGGATTCTACCCCTCGGCTGAGGTGAACCGTGAGCTGGTGGCCTTGCACCCGGTAATGACGCTGAAGACGCAGGCTGTATATGTCAAAACCCTGCCGCCTGACTCAGGCATCAGCTACGGCACCCGGTACTTCACGGCAGACGATGAGATCATCGCTACGCTCCCCGTGGGGTATGCTGACGGATATTCCCGCATGCTAACAGGCAAAGCGGAGGTGCTAATACGCGGACGCCGCGTTCCTGTCGTCGGAACCATCTGCATGGACCAGTGTATGGTATCACTGAAATCTTTCGCTCTAGAAGCGGAACAAATCAAAGCAGGCGAAGAGGTTGTACTCATCGGCCGCCAGGGCACCGAGTCGATCACGGCAGATGAACTGGCGCTCCATTTAGGGACGATCCACTACGAAGTAATCTGTATGCTGGCTCACCGTGTACCGCGCGTGTATGTACGCGAAGGTACGCTACTAAGCCTCGTCAATCCCTTGCTGCAAGCCTAA
- a CDS encoding CopG family ribbon-helix-helix protein: MANLQNTKRIMISLPDHLLQEVDGIVQLENSNRSELIRQAMKLYLSDRRKRTIRESMQRGYMEMAKINLTMACEAFLAEEDADSTLGRLVSGV; the protein is encoded by the coding sequence GTGGCCAATTTGCAGAACACCAAAAGAATCATGATCAGCTTGCCCGATCATCTCTTGCAGGAAGTAGATGGGATCGTTCAACTGGAGAACTCTAACCGTAGTGAATTGATCAGGCAGGCCATGAAGCTGTACTTGAGCGATCGGAGGAAACGCACCATCCGCGAGTCCATGCAGCGGGGCTATATGGAAATGGCTAAGATTAATTTGACCATGGCATGCGAGGCCTTTCTCGCTGAGGAAGATGCAGACAGTACTCTTGGCCGCTTAGTAAGCGGGGTGTAA
- a CDS encoding Tex family protein: protein MILAAIAKELSISLKQVRTTVGLLDEGNTIPFIARYRKEMTGELDENVLRDVEERLGYLRNLGDRKKDVIRSIEEQGKLTPELQASIMKAVKLQEVEDLYRPFKQKRKTRASVAKERGLEPLADWVMEQRRQGVPLEEAAKYIDADRGVESAELALQGAMDIIAENIADDPAIRSWVRQYTASQGILVSEAKDAQQESVYENYYAYREPVHRIPPHRILAINRGERENILKVGIEVVPDKIHAFIIRKLVKGPSPVKELLEAVTEDAYKRLIAPSVEREVRGEMTEKGETQAISIFSGNLRSLLLQPPVKGRHVLGVDPAYRTGCKLAVVDDTGKLLEVAVTYPTPPNNKKREAAAKFKELIAKYGIQLIVIGNGTGSRETEQFTAEVIAEVGDPDLAYLIVNEAGASVYSASKLAQEEFPDLDVAERSAASIARRVQDPLAELVKIDPKAIGVGQYQHDVSQKHLEESLRGVVESAVNHVGVDVNTASASLLSYVAGVNTTIAKNIVKFREENGKFTTRKALQKVPRLGAKSYEQCIGFLRIPGGDNTLDRTPIHPESYAVVDRLFRELGLDVKQLGSKEVAEQLSALDAEELAVKLAVGVPTLRDIMESLQRPGRDPREELPLPIFRKDVLKMEDLLPGMEMQGTVRNVIDFGAFVDIGIKNDGLVHISQLSGSYVKHPMDVVSVGDNVTVWVLGVDVKKGRVSLTMRQPREAAGSGE from the coding sequence CTGATACTTGCAGCGATTGCGAAGGAGCTGAGCATCAGTCTGAAGCAGGTAAGAACTACGGTGGGGCTGCTCGATGAGGGCAACACCATTCCGTTCATCGCCAGATACCGCAAGGAAATGACCGGGGAGCTGGACGAGAATGTCCTCCGCGATGTCGAAGAACGTCTCGGATATCTGCGTAACCTCGGTGACCGCAAGAAGGATGTGATCCGCAGCATCGAGGAGCAGGGCAAGCTTACGCCTGAGCTGCAGGCGAGCATCATGAAGGCGGTGAAGCTGCAGGAAGTGGAGGATCTGTACCGTCCGTTCAAGCAGAAGCGCAAGACGCGGGCCAGTGTCGCCAAGGAACGTGGACTTGAACCGCTGGCGGATTGGGTGATGGAGCAGAGACGCCAAGGGGTTCCGCTGGAAGAGGCTGCGAAGTATATCGATGCGGACCGGGGTGTGGAGAGTGCCGAGCTGGCGCTGCAAGGGGCGATGGATATCATTGCCGAGAATATTGCCGATGATCCGGCGATCCGTTCCTGGGTACGCCAGTATACAGCGAGTCAGGGGATTCTGGTCTCCGAGGCCAAGGATGCCCAGCAGGAAAGTGTATACGAGAATTATTATGCGTACCGGGAGCCTGTGCACCGGATCCCGCCGCACCGTATTCTCGCGATCAACCGCGGGGAGCGGGAGAATATCCTCAAGGTCGGCATCGAGGTGGTGCCGGACAAGATCCATGCATTCATCATCCGTAAGCTGGTGAAGGGGCCTTCTCCGGTCAAGGAGCTGTTGGAAGCGGTGACCGAGGATGCCTACAAGCGGCTGATTGCCCCTTCTGTTGAGCGCGAGGTGCGCGGAGAGATGACAGAGAAGGGGGAGACGCAGGCGATCTCCATCTTCTCGGGCAATCTGCGCAGCCTGCTGCTGCAGCCGCCGGTGAAGGGACGCCATGTTCTGGGCGTCGACCCGGCCTACCGCACCGGCTGCAAGCTGGCCGTCGTGGACGATACCGGCAAGCTGCTGGAGGTAGCGGTCACGTATCCGACGCCGCCGAACAACAAGAAGCGTGAGGCGGCGGCCAAGTTCAAGGAGCTGATCGCCAAATATGGCATCCAGCTCATTGTGATCGGCAACGGCACCGGCTCGCGGGAGACGGAGCAGTTCACGGCCGAGGTCATTGCCGAGGTCGGCGACCCTGACCTGGCCTACCTGATCGTTAACGAGGCAGGGGCCAGTGTGTATTCGGCCTCCAAGCTGGCGCAGGAGGAGTTCCCGGATCTGGATGTGGCGGAGCGCAGCGCCGCCTCCATCGCCCGCCGCGTGCAGGACCCGCTCGCGGAGCTGGTCAAGATCGACCCGAAGGCCATCGGTGTCGGGCAGTACCAGCACGATGTGTCGCAGAAGCATCTCGAAGAGAGCCTGAGGGGCGTCGTGGAGTCGGCGGTTAACCATGTCGGCGTCGACGTGAATACCGCTTCGGCCTCGCTGCTCTCCTATGTGGCAGGAGTGAATACGACGATTGCCAAGAATATTGTGAAGTTCCGCGAGGAGAACGGCAAGTTCACTACGCGCAAGGCACTGCAGAAGGTGCCGCGCCTGGGCGCGAAATCCTACGAACAGTGCATCGGGTTCCTGCGTATCCCCGGAGGGGACAATACGCTGGACCGCACGCCGATCCACCCGGAATCCTACGCGGTGGTGGACCGGTTGTTCCGCGAGCTGGGGCTGGATGTGAAGCAGCTCGGCAGCAAGGAGGTTGCAGAGCAGCTAAGTGCTCTGGATGCGGAGGAACTGGCGGTGAAGCTTGCGGTGGGCGTGCCCACGCTGCGTGACATCATGGAGAGTCTTCAGCGTCCGGGCCGCGACCCCCGCGAGGAGCTGCCGCTGCCCATCTTCCGCAAGGATGTGCTGAAGATGGAAGACCTGCTGCCCGGCATGGAGATGCAGGGCACGGTGCGCAACGTAATCGACTTCGGCGCCTTCGTTGACATCGGGATCAAGAACGACGGGCTGGTCCATATCTCCCAGCTTAGCGGCAGCTATGTGAAGCATCCGATGGACGTGGTCTCCGTCGGCGACAATGTCACCGTATGGGTGCTGGGCGTGGATGTGAAGAAGGGCCGGGTCAGCCTGACGATGCGCCAGCCGCGCGAGGCTGCGGGCAGCGGGGAATAG
- a CDS encoding GNAT family N-acetyltransferase, which translates to MSNRVIRQFEERDMAALGAMYEQLPAQEDVLFWWVGDADNWENVFCAFEGEQMVAKGQLQLFNVVPPGRAAESKHKMFVNLKTLPGREKDLELLDSVYALLLERAHVLKHTLPPEYGTLLCTGNYAAEESSHAYFEEHLGYLPDSRLYTLQRDLREPIHAVELEEGLELTSSPMDSPEQRAAYLELEAEIWPETPLGMERLLEYQANPHWTSMVVRDEGRVAGSLMVWQEEELGIIEDVFVCKPWRRRGIAKALLNHALMYLQEKGLEQAQLVALTTNDSALSLYRSAGFKIGRQEIRYAKELG; encoded by the coding sequence TTGAGCAACAGAGTGATCCGGCAGTTTGAAGAGAGGGATATGGCGGCGCTTGGCGCGATGTACGAGCAGTTGCCGGCGCAGGAGGATGTGCTGTTCTGGTGGGTGGGGGATGCGGATAATTGGGAGAATGTCTTCTGTGCTTTTGAAGGGGAGCAGATGGTGGCCAAAGGCCAGCTGCAGCTCTTTAATGTGGTGCCACCGGGACGCGCGGCGGAGAGTAAACACAAGATGTTCGTGAATCTGAAGACATTGCCCGGACGGGAAAAAGATCTGGAGCTGCTTGACAGTGTCTACGCCCTTCTGCTGGAACGGGCACATGTGCTAAAGCATACGCTTCCTCCAGAATATGGAACCCTCCTGTGCACAGGTAATTATGCGGCGGAGGAGAGCAGCCATGCTTATTTCGAAGAGCACCTTGGTTACCTGCCGGATAGCCGCTTGTATACACTTCAGCGCGATCTTCGTGAACCTATCCATGCGGTGGAACTGGAGGAGGGTCTTGAATTAACTAGTTCGCCTATGGATTCACCGGAGCAGCGGGCGGCTTATCTGGAGCTGGAGGCGGAGATCTGGCCGGAGACCCCGCTTGGAATGGAGCGTCTGCTGGAATATCAGGCGAATCCGCACTGGACATCGATGGTTGTGCGGGATGAAGGCCGGGTGGCGGGCAGTCTGATGGTCTGGCAGGAAGAGGAGCTTGGCATCATTGAGGATGTATTTGTCTGCAAGCCCTGGAGAAGAAGAGGCATTGCCAAGGCGCTGCTGAATCATGCGTTAATGTATCTTCAGGAGAAGGGTCTGGAGCAGGCGCAGCTGGTCGCATTGACCACGAATGATTCTGCACTGTCCCTGTACCGGTCAGCCGGATTCAAGATAGGGCGTCAGGAGATCCGATACGCTAAGGAGCTGGGCTAA
- a CDS encoding MFS transporter: MSLLLKNRGAMLLLMMNIFLAFTGIGLVVPIMPTYMNELGIGGSVVGLLVAAFSLTQLLVSPFAGRLSDKMGRKKIIVGGLAVFAFSELLFGLANASWVLFVSRMLGGIGAAMIMPAVMAYVADTTTSEERAKGMGFINAAITTGFIIGPGIGGYLAELGIRVPFFVAAGAAAIVAVITLLVLPESRSAELREEARTMEGNNDSLIMQLMRSYREPYFFGLIIVFVLSFGLANYETVFGLFVDHKFAFTPKDIAFVLTFGSIAGAVVQITAFSWILNKFGESRVISACLLIAGLSILLTLFVHGFVAIVSVTFVVFLAMDILRPAVGTQLSKMADDSQQGLVMGMNSAYTSLGNIAGPIVAGVLFDLDINFPYAVAALVLFISFMLSVGYARRRRSKQVTAVR; this comes from the coding sequence ATGTCATTACTGTTAAAAAACCGGGGAGCGATGCTGCTCCTGATGATGAATATCTTTTTGGCGTTCACGGGGATTGGTCTGGTTGTGCCTATTATGCCTACCTATATGAACGAGCTGGGCATCGGCGGGAGTGTGGTCGGACTGCTGGTGGCAGCCTTCTCGCTGACGCAGCTGCTGGTCTCGCCCTTCGCCGGAAGACTGTCGGATAAGATGGGCCGCAAAAAAATCATTGTCGGCGGGCTGGCCGTATTCGCCTTCTCGGAGCTTCTGTTCGGTCTGGCTAATGCCTCCTGGGTGCTGTTCGTATCCAGAATGCTTGGCGGTATCGGTGCCGCGATGATCATGCCTGCGGTTATGGCTTATGTGGCAGACACCACTACCTCGGAGGAGCGGGCCAAGGGCATGGGCTTCATCAACGCAGCCATTACCACCGGCTTCATCATCGGGCCGGGAATCGGCGGCTATCTTGCGGAGCTGGGCATTCGCGTCCCTTTCTTCGTCGCTGCGGGAGCGGCCGCCATCGTTGCGGTTATTACCCTGCTGGTTCTGCCGGAATCGCGTTCAGCGGAGCTGCGGGAAGAAGCAAGAACGATGGAAGGTAATAATGATAGTCTAATCATGCAGCTCATGCGCTCGTATCGCGAGCCTTATTTTTTCGGATTAATTATTGTATTCGTGCTGTCCTTCGGTCTGGCCAATTATGAGACGGTATTCGGACTGTTCGTAGATCATAAATTCGCGTTCACCCCTAAGGATATTGCGTTTGTCCTGACATTCGGCTCCATTGCCGGGGCGGTGGTGCAGATTACCGCATTCAGCTGGATTCTGAACAAATTCGGGGAGAGCCGGGTCATTTCCGCGTGCCTGCTGATTGCGGGCCTGTCGATTCTCCTGACACTGTTCGTGCATGGCTTCGTAGCGATTGTTTCTGTGACCTTTGTTGTTTTTCTGGCTATGGATATTCTTCGCCCGGCTGTCGGCACCCAGCTCTCCAAGATGGCAGATGATTCGCAGCAGGGCCTGGTGATGGGGATGAATTCTGCTTATACGAGCCTTGGCAACATTGCCGGCCCGATTGTGGCGGGGGTTCTGTTCGACCTGGATATCAATTTTCCTTATGCGGTGGCTGCGCTGGTCTTGTTCATCAGCTTCATGTTGTCGGTTGGCTATGCCCGGCGGAGAAGAAGCAAGCAGGTTACTGCGGTGCGCTAG
- a CDS encoding TetR/AcrR family transcriptional regulator — protein MEHATSLFAQKGYGAVSMNEVCTAAKVSKGSLYHHFPGKDELFLYVVEVDTLKWLKEWEELRSGISGTEARLYALGEHYAKDIQNPLIHALEEYGRSHTLSKEISERLSHIFESVTDACRVLLQEGMDSGYLIRGDLDKYVITLSAMLEGISRVHEITGRTDTPETIRAYYRAGIQILLQGIGSGKMEQ, from the coding sequence CTGGAGCATGCCACCAGTTTATTTGCGCAAAAGGGCTATGGCGCTGTAAGCATGAACGAGGTCTGCACAGCCGCGAAGGTCAGCAAGGGCAGTCTGTATCACCATTTTCCGGGCAAGGATGAATTGTTCCTGTACGTGGTGGAGGTGGATACCCTGAAGTGGCTCAAGGAGTGGGAGGAGCTGCGGAGCGGAATTAGCGGAACGGAAGCCCGTCTATACGCGCTTGGGGAGCATTATGCAAAAGATATCCAGAATCCGCTGATTCATGCCCTGGAGGAATACGGAAGATCCCATACGCTGTCGAAGGAGATCAGCGAGCGCCTTTCACATATTTTCGAATCGGTGACAGATGCCTGCCGGGTGCTGCTTCAGGAGGGGATGGATTCCGGTTACTTGATCCGTGGTGACCTGGATAAGTATGTGATCACGCTTAGCGCTATGCTGGAGGGGATCAGCCGGGTCCATGAGATCACAGGCCGGACCGATACCCCGGAGACGATCAGGGCATACTACCGTGCGGGAATTCAGATCCTGCTTCAGGGGATAGGGTCCGGGAAGATGGAGCAATGA
- a CDS encoding LolA family protein — translation MRRITWVLAIIMSVALVLAGCGKKDAASVVKDLNQVSDKLESKQGAYQGSGTMTLYTGEQPQDYKVEVWYKNPSYYRISLSNVQKDVKQIVLRNDEGVFVLTPSLGKSFRFQSDWPDSQGQVYLYQTLLKGIVNDNNRQFVEDGDNYVFEVAANYQSSALVRQKIWLNKKTYEPKQVQVSDSEAKVVVNVTFDSFKFDPEFTADSFDMQKNMAAGSPSENTMAEVDQEGNPVVSEDGEQAGEPVAAEMGDFGIIEPAYIPAGVKLKDTNKIEGSKDHAVLIRYDGVYQYTIMEARPLDRAVSLAPGTLVDLGFTAGLLSGDEQQTLTWMSEGVEYRITSANLPVTEMMQIAASMEEQSGK, via the coding sequence ATGCGCCGGATAACATGGGTACTCGCGATCATTATGAGCGTGGCCTTAGTATTGGCGGGGTGCGGGAAGAAGGATGCCGCCTCTGTAGTCAAGGATCTGAATCAAGTGTCTGACAAGCTGGAGAGCAAGCAGGGAGCTTATCAGGGCTCAGGCACGATGACCTTGTACACCGGGGAGCAGCCGCAGGATTACAAGGTGGAGGTATGGTATAAGAATCCTTCGTATTACCGGATCAGCCTGTCGAATGTACAGAAGGATGTGAAGCAGATTGTGCTGCGCAATGATGAGGGCGTATTCGTCCTGACCCCAAGCCTTGGCAAAAGCTTCCGCTTCCAGAGCGACTGGCCGGACAGCCAGGGTCAGGTCTATCTGTACCAGACACTGCTGAAGGGTATTGTCAACGACAATAACCGGCAGTTCGTGGAGGACGGGGATAATTATGTGTTCGAGGTCGCTGCCAACTATCAGAGCAGTGCGCTGGTCCGCCAGAAGATCTGGCTGAACAAAAAGACCTATGAGCCGAAGCAGGTGCAGGTATCGGATTCTGAAGCCAAGGTTGTGGTGAACGTGACCTTCGACAGCTTCAAGTTCGATCCGGAATTCACAGCAGATTCCTTCGATATGCAGAAGAATATGGCGGCCGGCAGCCCTTCCGAGAACACGATGGCGGAAGTGGACCAAGAGGGCAATCCGGTGGTCTCTGAAGACGGCGAACAGGCCGGTGAGCCGGTTGCGGCCGAGATGGGCGACTTCGGGATCATTGAGCCGGCTTACATTCCGGCCGGTGTTAAGCTGAAGGACACGAACAAAATTGAAGGCAGCAAGGACCATGCGGTGCTGATCCGTTATGACGGCGTCTACCAGTATACGATTATGGAAGCCCGTCCGCTGGACCGTGCGGTGTCCCTGGCTCCCGGAACATTGGTCGATCTGGGCTTCACGGCAGGCCTGCTTAGCGGGGATGAGCAGCAGACGCTGACCTGGATGAGCGAGGGTGTTGAGTACCGGATTACAAGCGCAAATCTGCCAGTTACGGAAATGATGCAAATAGCCGCTTCTATGGAGGAACAATCGGGTAAATAA
- a CDS encoding DUF4367 domain-containing protein: MNDKKSAAQADELELQELGDYLARQDFSRESDPAEVLRQVKSRSIQKQQEDDRMKNKQRVRRPVMIAASLLVAAVVSISFVRPSFAQEMLERVLNSVHLGHIEVAQMDGSHPKEFPDDWKGKIFDQEGKPVTSFNPMPEAIFNAAGEAIVNFDGDKLITLSEQEQLDKEASEQKFIVKETAKLDQYALFKVKLPEYLPEGFAFERGEFYKDETGVSGQIVELFFASKDKDKRIWMQLRLANEENAFSMATDDKVEQVKIKGTDAVLVSDRSLDWEANGVMYGLSTRGLDRAEVLKIAESINW; encoded by the coding sequence ATGAATGACAAGAAGAGCGCCGCACAGGCAGATGAACTTGAGCTTCAGGAGCTGGGGGACTATCTGGCCCGCCAGGACTTCTCACGGGAGTCCGATCCGGCGGAGGTTCTCCGCCAGGTGAAGAGCCGCTCCATTCAGAAACAACAGGAGGATGATAGAATGAAGAACAAACAACGGGTCAGACGTCCGGTAATGATTGCAGCTTCCCTGCTGGTAGCTGCCGTGGTGAGTATATCCTTCGTCAGACCCTCGTTCGCACAGGAAATGCTGGAGCGTGTGCTGAATTCAGTCCATCTGGGACATATTGAGGTCGCTCAGATGGACGGGAGCCACCCTAAGGAGTTCCCGGACGACTGGAAGGGCAAGATATTTGACCAAGAGGGTAAGCCCGTCACCTCATTTAACCCCATGCCGGAAGCCATCTTCAATGCAGCCGGGGAGGCCATCGTCAATTTCGACGGGGATAAGCTGATTACCCTGAGCGAGCAGGAGCAGCTTGACAAGGAAGCGTCAGAGCAGAAATTTATCGTCAAGGAGACAGCGAAGCTGGATCAATACGCTCTCTTCAAGGTGAAGCTGCCGGAATACCTGCCAGAGGGCTTTGCCTTTGAACGCGGGGAGTTCTATAAGGATGAGACGGGCGTAAGCGGGCAGATTGTTGAACTGTTCTTCGCTAGCAAAGATAAGGATAAGCGAATCTGGATGCAACTGCGCCTTGCTAATGAGGAGAATGCCTTTTCAATGGCAACTGACGATAAGGTGGAGCAGGTGAAGATCAAGGGGACGGATGCGGTTCTGGTCAGTGACAGAAGCCTGGACTGGGAAGCGAACGGCGTGATGTACGGCCTCAGCACCCGTGGCCTTGACCGGGCTGAGGTTCTGAAGATCGCAGAGTCGATTAACTGGTAA
- a CDS encoding type II toxin-antitoxin system PemK/MazF family toxin → MIVKRGDVFFADLSPVVGSEQGGVRPVLIIQNDIGNRFSPTVIVAAITAQIQKAKLPTHVEIDAAAHGFDRDSVILLEQVRTIDKQRLTDKITHLDDETMKLVDDSLQISLGLIDF, encoded by the coding sequence TTGATTGTTAAACGCGGCGACGTTTTTTTTGCCGACCTTTCACCGGTTGTGGGTTCTGAGCAAGGTGGAGTAAGGCCGGTACTGATTATTCAGAACGATATTGGCAATCGTTTCAGCCCGACTGTGATTGTGGCAGCTATCACTGCCCAGATCCAGAAGGCCAAGCTGCCGACGCATGTGGAGATTGATGCAGCTGCTCATGGCTTTGACCGGGATTCCGTGATTCTGCTGGAGCAGGTTCGTACCATTGACAAGCAACGCTTAACGGATAAAATCACCCACCTGGACGATGAGACCATGAAGCTGGTGGATGATTCGCTGCAAATCAGCCTCGGGCTGATTGATTTCTGA
- a CDS encoding sigma-70 family RNA polymerase sigma factor, which translates to MQERALLPLIHDRVPAHIETELEFAAVFEAYYKRIFNYIAYRVSCRYTAEDLASQVFEKTLSKLPAYSPEKAPLEVWLFAIARNVVNDYYRSRARQRFFSLDSIRELVSGKKEPEKLILGRERSDRLQVALDTLSPKERNLIALKFGADLKNTEIARITGISESNVGVILYRSMRKLKSEIGSVEEL; encoded by the coding sequence ATGCAAGAGCGCGCATTGCTGCCTTTGATACATGACAGGGTTCCTGCTCATATAGAGACAGAGCTGGAGTTTGCAGCGGTTTTTGAAGCCTATTATAAACGGATATTCAACTATATCGCCTACCGGGTGAGCTGCCGTTATACCGCCGAGGATCTGGCCAGCCAGGTATTCGAGAAGACGCTATCCAAGCTGCCCGCCTACTCCCCGGAGAAAGCGCCGCTGGAAGTGTGGCTGTTCGCCATTGCCCGCAACGTAGTGAATGATTATTACCGGAGCCGCGCGCGTCAGCGCTTCTTCTCCCTGGACAGTATCCGGGAGCTTGTGTCGGGCAAAAAAGAGCCGGAGAAGCTCATCCTCGGCAGAGAGCGCAGCGATAGGCTACAGGTGGCGCTGGACACGCTCAGCCCGAAGGAACGTAACCTCATCGCTCTGAAATTCGGGGCGGATCTGAAGAATACGGAGATTGCCCGGATTACCGGAATCTCGGAGAGCAATGTCGGAGTCATTCTCTATCGCAGCATGCGAAAACTGAAATCTGAAATAGGGAGTGTGGAAGAGCTATGA